The Mucilaginibacter sp. PAMB04168 genome contains the following window.
CTCGGTATGCTTAATTGAAAGAACGTCGAAAGTCCAAAGGCGACATATTGGTTTTGAGCTTGAAGAGTTTACTAAAGGACTGGGGATGTTCGAATCCTAGTTGATAGGCTATCTCGCTTATCGAAGCCTGGCTCGTCGATAACTGCTCCTTTGCCTTCTCGATCAAGTAGTTATGAATGTGTTGTTGTGTATTTTGCCCGGTAAGTGATCGTAGCATATCACTTAAATAACTGGCACTGACGTTTAATTGCGCTGAAAGAAATTGAACAGTCGGAAGTCCGTGCTTGGCGGTGTGTGGTGACTGGAAGTAGGTTTGCAAAATCTCTTCTGCCCTTTGAAGCAAATCACTGCTTACCGCCTTACGGGTAATGAATTGCCGGCTGTAGAACCGGTTGGAGTGATTCAGCAGCAATTCGATCTGAGAGATTACAACATCCTGGCTGAAATTATCAATTCTGCCTTTTAATTCTTCTTCAATACTTTGAAAAACAGAAATGACAATGGATTTTTCCTTTTCGGACAGATGTAAAGCTTCATGGGTAGAATAGGAAAAAAATCCATACGCTTTAATCTTCCTGCCAAGTTCGTAACCCAATAAAAAATCCGGGTGAAAAAGTAAAGTATAACCTGATTGATCACTGAGTGGTTCATGGCCTCCTGTGATCTGGTTCGGCGATACGAAAAACATTCCCCCCTCATCGAAATCGTAGTAATGCTGCCCATATTTGAACTTTCCCTGGAGATTCATCTTATAAGAGATCTTGTAAAAATTTAATATGTGCGGGTCCGGAAGCCTTTCCAACGGAACGTTACCTGTGGCGTTATTGATCAAACTTACCAGGGGGTGCATAGGCACCGGCATGTCCAGCGCCTTATGCAACCTTGATAAAGAATCGAATCTATGATTAGACATTTCATCCTTCATATTGTCTATTTATAATTTACTTTCAATGCTGCCAAATGCTCCCTGTACACCGTTAAGGCTTTTCTTGGCGTCCTCCCAACTTGCGTCGTTCGTATCAAATGCACTCCGAATATATGCCAAAATGCTTTCACATACAAAGGCAACACGCTCGGGATTTTCATCACTTGCCTCAAGGGCATCATACCCTGATATGCCACCAAAGATGTGCTCGGCGCCAAACACAGTCAGCAGATCCTTCGGGCCCGGGCTTTGGTAATAAGCGTCGGCACGCCAGTTGTCCAGATCAGAGAACATCGGGTTTTTGTCTTTGTCGCCGTTTACAATAAGCGCCGGTAAAGTCATCGAGCCAAAATTAGAAGCTGCCAATACCGGATAATGATGCCTCACTGCGCCGGTCAATCCTTCCGGACCGCCAGGCAGGCCAATCATTACGGGCGCTTTTATCCGCGGTTCGGTTAAATTCACAATGTTGCCGGTTAAAGGGTCAGTAACTTCCATACCGGCCAGCATAGCAACCGTATGGCCGCCTAATGAATGGCCAATAGCCGCAATGTTTTCCTGATCAACCCTACCGGCTAAACCGGGTACAGTGGCTATGATTTGGTCCAGATGATCCAGGATAAATTTTAGGTCGGCCGGCCGCGAACTCCAAAACAAGGGTGCTTCGGGAAGGGATGCGGGAAGCCCAAGTGCTTTAGAATTTTGATGCGTAGGTTGGATGACCACAAACCCTTGTGCGGCAAAAAAATCAGCAACAGGGCCATAACCTCGGTAAGATGAAAGAAAGTTAGACGCACCATGCCCATGCGAAAGAAGAATAACCGGCAGGTTGTTTCCGCTGGCCGGAGCCGAAACTTTCATTTCCAGGTCCACGTGACGGCCGGAGACAAGTAACACAACGGGACTAAAACTGATGATTGGAGTTTGTGACTGTTTCATTTTTTATTAATTTTTTGATATAGTCAAAGGTCATCAGCTTTCAGCTCCCGGGCGTAGTGAAATCGGGGCATTACTTAGCCAAACTCCGGAAAAGGTAGCGATGGCCAGGTGAAGAATGTTAAAGCGACAGTGACGGCATTACCAACGATACAAGGTCTGAACACACTTGCCGTGTTTTGCTTCTATTACTTACAGAGACACGATTAAAACTATTCACCGCGAAGATGACCGATCTTACTAATCAAATCTCCTTGAGACATTCGCAAAGCAGGCTGACAATCCCATGATTATGACTCAAATCTGAAACACTTGTTTCAGATTTGAGTACCTTTGTAACCTCATGGCCAGGAATGTAGAATTTAACGAAGCTGTAGCGATCCAGAAAGCAATGGAAGTTTTCTGG
Protein-coding sequences here:
- a CDS encoding AraC family transcriptional regulator; protein product: MKDEMSNHRFDSLSRLHKALDMPVPMHPLVSLINNATGNVPLERLPDPHILNFYKISYKMNLQGKFKYGQHYYDFDEGGMFFVSPNQITGGHEPLSDQSGYTLLFHPDFLLGYELGRKIKAYGFFSYSTHEALHLSEKEKSIVISVFQSIEEELKGRIDNFSQDVVISQIELLLNHSNRFYSRQFITRKAVSSDLLQRAEEILQTYFQSPHTAKHGLPTVQFLSAQLNVSASYLSDMLRSLTGQNTQQHIHNYLIEKAKEQLSTSQASISEIAYQLGFEHPQSFSKLFKLKTNMSPLDFRRSFN
- a CDS encoding alpha/beta fold hydrolase, with amino-acid sequence MKQSQTPIISFSPVVLLVSGRHVDLEMKVSAPASGNNLPVILLSHGHGASNFLSSYRGYGPVADFFAAQGFVVIQPTHQNSKALGLPASLPEAPLFWSSRPADLKFILDHLDQIIATVPGLAGRVDQENIAAIGHSLGGHTVAMLAGMEVTDPLTGNIVNLTEPRIKAPVMIGLPGGPEGLTGAVRHHYPVLAASNFGSMTLPALIVNGDKDKNPMFSDLDNWRADAYYQSPGPKDLLTVFGAEHIFGGISGYDALEASDENPERVAFVCESILAYIRSAFDTNDASWEDAKKSLNGVQGAFGSIESKL